A stretch of Campylobacter gracilis DNA encodes these proteins:
- a CDS encoding transporter substrate-binding domain-containing protein, with the protein MKKSFFLILLSAIFVFANSLSEIKQSKVIRVGVYENEPPFSKSSEKGFEGFEVELANALAGKIFGNSGGRIELIPVTNEVRFPMLQNNQADMIIAAASITEERKGSVDFSMPYFTVNLGILTKKDSNIHKIGDLMGKKIGIIRKTTGEAYIKKDGGYNVSYCNDSVDCYRRLKSGEIDGYCNNNLFVMVYPIVDPAVEVNIKNLGDNVFLGVAVQKGNAELLEAINKGLIALSKEGFFKKAYEDTFESFYKGTVDKKYFLLDDLYSFF; encoded by the coding sequence AAAAGTCATTTTTTCTTATTCTATTGTCGGCGATCTTTGTTTTTGCGAATTCCTTAAGCGAAATAAAGCAAAGCAAGGTTATCAGAGTGGGTGTTTATGAAAATGAGCCGCCTTTTAGTAAGTCGAGCGAGAAAGGCTTTGAGGGATTTGAGGTCGAGCTTGCCAATGCGCTAGCCGGTAAAATTTTCGGCAACAGCGGCGGTCGTATCGAGCTTATCCCGGTAACGAACGAAGTGCGCTTTCCGATGCTTCAAAATAATCAAGCCGATATGATAATCGCGGCTGCAAGTATCACTGAAGAGCGTAAAGGCAGCGTGGATTTTTCGATGCCGTATTTTACGGTAAATTTGGGAATTTTAACGAAAAAAGACTCAAATATTCACAAAATAGGCGATCTGATGGGCAAAAAGATCGGTATCATCCGCAAGACTACCGGTGAGGCGTATATCAAAAAGGACGGCGGTTATAATGTTTCTTATTGCAACGATTCGGTCGATTGCTATAGGAGATTAAAAAGTGGCGAGATCGACGGGTATTGTAACAACAACCTTTTTGTAATGGTCTATCCGATCGTAGATCCTGCAGTCGAAGTCAATATAAAAAATTTAGGCGATAATGTATTCTTAGGCGTCGCGGTGCAAAAGGGTAACGCGGAGCTGCTAGAAGCGATCAATAAAGGCTTGATCGCGCTTAGCAAAGAGGGCTTTTTCAAAAAGGCTTACGAGGATACTTTCGAATCCTTCTATAAAGGTACTGTCGATAAAAAATATTTCTTACTCGACGATCTTTACAGCTTTTTTTAA